A stretch of Perognathus longimembris pacificus isolate PPM17 chromosome 1, ASM2315922v1, whole genome shotgun sequence DNA encodes these proteins:
- the Dazap2 gene encoding DAZ-associated protein 2 produces MNSKGQYPTQPTYPVQPPGNPVYPQTLHLPQAPPYTDAPPAYSELFRPNFVHPGAATVPTMSAAFPGASLYVPMAQSVAVGPLGSTIPMAYYPVGPIYPPGSTVLVEGGYDAGARFGAGATAGNIPPPPPGCPPNAAQLAVMQGANVLVTQRKGNFFMGGSDGGYTIW; encoded by the exons ATGAACAGCAAAG GTCAGTATCCAACACAGCCAACCTACCCTGTGCAGCCTCCTGGGAATCCAGTATACCCTCAGACCTTGCATCTTCCTCAGGCTCCACCATATACTGACGCTCCACCTGCCTACTCAGAG CTGTTTCGTCCAAACTTTGTGCACCCAGGGGCTGCCACAGTCCCCACCATGTCAGCTGCATTTCCTGGCGCCTCTCTGTATGTTCCTATGGCCCAGTCTGTAGCTGTTGGGCCTTTAGGTTCCACAATCCCCATGGCTTATTATCCAGTTGGTCCCATCTATCCTCCTGGTTCAACAGTGCTGGTGGAAGGAGGGTATGATGCAGGAGCCAGATTTGGAGCTGGGGCAACTGCTGGCAACATTCCT CCTCCACCTCCTGGATGCCCTCCCAATGCTGCTCAGCTTGCAGTCATGCAGGGAGCCAACGTCCTTGTAACTCAGCGGAAGGGAAACTTCTTCATGGGTGGCTCCGATGGTGGCTACACCATCTGGTGA
- the Pou6f1 gene encoding POU domain, class 6, transcription factor 1 isoform X1, protein MDPGAGSESSLTVNEQVIVMSGHETIRVLEVGVDAQLPAEEEGKGLEGVATVGSQNQGSAETRKTAGEAGSNNPDPSADAAVKSLPGIPPSPAIATFSQAPTQPQAPQTLTPLALQAAPQVLTQENLATVLTGVMVPAGAVTQPLLIPISIAGQVAGQQGLAVWTIPTATVAALPGLTAASPTGGIFKPPLASLQATAVLNTALPAPVQAAPPIQAASPAQPRPPAQPQTLFQTQPLLQTTPAIIPQPTAATAAAPTPKPVDATPQITVQPAGFAFSPGIISAASLGGQTQILGSLTTTPVITNAIPGMPGISSQILTNAQGQVIGTLPWVVNSASVAASAPAQSLQVQAVTPQLLLNAQGQVIATLASSPLPPPVTVRKPSTPESPVKSEVQPIQPTPAAPQPAVVIASPTPVAKPSASAPIPITCSETPTVSQLVSKPHTPSLDEDGINLEEIREFAKNFKIRRLSLGLTQTQVGQALTATEGPAYSQSAICRFEKLDITPKSAQKLKPVLEKWLNEAELRNQEGQQNLMEFVGGEPSKKRKRRTSFTPQAIEALNAYFEKNPLPTGQEITEIAKELNYDREVVRVWFCNRRQTLKNTSKLNVFQIP, encoded by the exons ATGGATCCTGGAGCCGGCTCTGAGTCATCTCTGACTGTCAATGAGCAG GTCATTGTGATGTCGGGCCATGAGACCATCCGCGTGCTGGAGGTTGGAGTGGATGCCCAGCTGCCAGCtgaggaagaggggaaaggacTGGAGGGTGTGGCTACCGTGGGCTCCCAGAACCAAGGCTCTGCTGAAACCAGGAAAACCGCTGGTGAAGCTGGGTCAAACAACCCAGACCCCTCTGCCGATGCAGCCG TGAAGTCACTCCCGGGAATCCCTCCAAGTCCTGCCATTGCCACCTTCAGCCAAGCCCCAACCCAGCCTCAGGCACCACAGACCCTGACACCACTGGCTCTACAAGCTGCCCCCCAG GTCTTGACTCAGGAAAACTTAGCCACAGTTCTGACAGGAGTTATGGTTCCAGCAGGGGCAGTTACTCAACCTCTTCTTATCCCCATCAGTATTGCAGGTCAAGTGGCTGGGCAGCAGGGGCTGGCCGTGTGGACAATTCCTACAGCAACTGTGGCTGCCCTCCCAGGACTGACCGCTGCTTCTCCTACGGGGGGAATTTTCAAGCCACCTTTAGCCAGTCTCCAAG CAACTGCTGTGCTGAACACCGCCCTTCCTGCACCTGTACAAGCTGCCCCACCAATCCAGGCTGCTTCACCAGCCCAACCCCGGCCACCAGCTCAGCCCCAGACGTTGTTCCAGACCCAGCCGTTGCTACAGACCACGCCTGCCATCATACCACAGCCCACTGCTGCCACCgctgctgcccccacccccaagccagtGGACGCCACCCCACAGATCACTGTTCAGCCTGCAGGCTTCGCATTTAGCCCAGGAATC ATCAGTGCTGCTTCCCTTGGGGGACAGACCCAGATCCTGGGCTCCCTCACTACAACTCCGGTCATTACCAACGCCATTCCCGGCATGCCAGGGATCAGCAGTCAGATCCTCACcaatgctcagggacag GTTATCGGAACACTTCCTTGGGTGGTGAATTCAGCTAGTGTGGCTGCCTCAGCACCAGCCCAAAGCCTTCAGGTCCAGGCTGTGACCCCTCAACTGTTGTTAAATGCCCAGGGCCAGGTGATTGCGACCCTGGCTAGCAGCCCCCTGCCTCCACCTGTGACTGTCCGGAAGCCAAGCACTCCAGAGTCCCCTGTGAAGAGTGAG GTGCAGCCCATCCAGCCCACACCAGCTGCACCCCAGCCTGCTGTGGTCATTGCTAGTCCCACTCCGGTGGCCAAACCATCGGCCTCTGCTCCTATCCCCATCACCTGCTCAGAGACCCCTACAGTCAGCCAGTTGGTATCCA AGCCACATACTCCGAGTCTGGATGAGGACGGGATCAACTTAGAAGAGATTCGGGAGTTTGCCAAGAACTTTAAGATTCGGCGGCTCTCTCTGGGCCTTACACAGACTCAAGTAGGCCAGGCTCTGACTGCAACAGAAGGTCCAGCCTACAGCCAGTCCGCCATCTGTCG GTTTGAGAAGCTGGACATTACACCCAAGAGTGCTCAGAAGCTGAAACCAGTGCTGGAGAAGTGGCTGAACGAGGCTGAACTTCGGAACCAGGAAGGCCAGCAGAATCTGATGGAATTTGTGGGAGGTGAGCCCTCTAAGAAACGCAAACGCCGCACCTCCTTTACTCCACAGGCCATCGAGGCTCTCAATGCCTATTTTGAGAAGAACCCACTGCCCACTGGCCAGGAGATCACGGAGATTGCGAAGGAGCTCAACTATGACCGTGAGGTGGTGCGGGTCTGGTTCTGTAACCGGCGCCAGACACTCAAAAACACCAGCAAGCTGAACGTCTTTCAGATTCCCTAG
- the Pou6f1 gene encoding POU domain, class 6, transcription factor 1 isoform X2: protein MPSCQLRKRGKDWRVWLPWAPRTKALLKPGKPLVKLGQTTQTPLPMQPSLPGIPPSPAIATFSQAPTQPQAPQTLTPLALQAAPQVLTQENLATVLTGVMVPAGAVTQPLLIPISIAGQVAGQQGLAVWTIPTATVAALPGLTAASPTGGIFKPPLASLQATAVLNTALPAPVQAAPPIQAASPAQPRPPAQPQTLFQTQPLLQTTPAIIPQPTAATAAAPTPKPVDATPQITVQPAGFAFSPGIISAASLGGQTQILGSLTTTPVITNAIPGMPGISSQILTNAQGQVIGTLPWVVNSASVAASAPAQSLQVQAVTPQLLLNAQGQVIATLASSPLPPPVTVRKPSTPESPVKSEVQPIQPTPAAPQPAVVIASPTPVAKPSASAPIPITCSETPTVSQLVSKPHTPSLDEDGINLEEIREFAKNFKIRRLSLGLTQTQVGQALTATEGPAYSQSAICRFEKLDITPKSAQKLKPVLEKWLNEAELRNQEGQQNLMEFVGGEPSKKRKRRTSFTPQAIEALNAYFEKNPLPTGQEITEIAKELNYDREVVRVWFCNRRQTLKNTSKLNVFQIP from the exons ATGCCCAGCTGCCAGCtgaggaagaggggaaaggacTGGAGGGTGTGGCTACCGTGGGCTCCCAGAACCAAGGCTCTGCTGAAACCAGGAAAACCGCTGGTGAAGCTGGGTCAAACAACCCAGACCCCTCTGCCGATGCAGCCG TCACTCCCGGGAATCCCTCCAAGTCCTGCCATTGCCACCTTCAGCCAAGCCCCAACCCAGCCTCAGGCACCACAGACCCTGACACCACTGGCTCTACAAGCTGCCCCCCAG GTCTTGACTCAGGAAAACTTAGCCACAGTTCTGACAGGAGTTATGGTTCCAGCAGGGGCAGTTACTCAACCTCTTCTTATCCCCATCAGTATTGCAGGTCAAGTGGCTGGGCAGCAGGGGCTGGCCGTGTGGACAATTCCTACAGCAACTGTGGCTGCCCTCCCAGGACTGACCGCTGCTTCTCCTACGGGGGGAATTTTCAAGCCACCTTTAGCCAGTCTCCAAG CAACTGCTGTGCTGAACACCGCCCTTCCTGCACCTGTACAAGCTGCCCCACCAATCCAGGCTGCTTCACCAGCCCAACCCCGGCCACCAGCTCAGCCCCAGACGTTGTTCCAGACCCAGCCGTTGCTACAGACCACGCCTGCCATCATACCACAGCCCACTGCTGCCACCgctgctgcccccacccccaagccagtGGACGCCACCCCACAGATCACTGTTCAGCCTGCAGGCTTCGCATTTAGCCCAGGAATC ATCAGTGCTGCTTCCCTTGGGGGACAGACCCAGATCCTGGGCTCCCTCACTACAACTCCGGTCATTACCAACGCCATTCCCGGCATGCCAGGGATCAGCAGTCAGATCCTCACcaatgctcagggacag GTTATCGGAACACTTCCTTGGGTGGTGAATTCAGCTAGTGTGGCTGCCTCAGCACCAGCCCAAAGCCTTCAGGTCCAGGCTGTGACCCCTCAACTGTTGTTAAATGCCCAGGGCCAGGTGATTGCGACCCTGGCTAGCAGCCCCCTGCCTCCACCTGTGACTGTCCGGAAGCCAAGCACTCCAGAGTCCCCTGTGAAGAGTGAG GTGCAGCCCATCCAGCCCACACCAGCTGCACCCCAGCCTGCTGTGGTCATTGCTAGTCCCACTCCGGTGGCCAAACCATCGGCCTCTGCTCCTATCCCCATCACCTGCTCAGAGACCCCTACAGTCAGCCAGTTGGTATCCA AGCCACATACTCCGAGTCTGGATGAGGACGGGATCAACTTAGAAGAGATTCGGGAGTTTGCCAAGAACTTTAAGATTCGGCGGCTCTCTCTGGGCCTTACACAGACTCAAGTAGGCCAGGCTCTGACTGCAACAGAAGGTCCAGCCTACAGCCAGTCCGCCATCTGTCG GTTTGAGAAGCTGGACATTACACCCAAGAGTGCTCAGAAGCTGAAACCAGTGCTGGAGAAGTGGCTGAACGAGGCTGAACTTCGGAACCAGGAAGGCCAGCAGAATCTGATGGAATTTGTGGGAGGTGAGCCCTCTAAGAAACGCAAACGCCGCACCTCCTTTACTCCACAGGCCATCGAGGCTCTCAATGCCTATTTTGAGAAGAACCCACTGCCCACTGGCCAGGAGATCACGGAGATTGCGAAGGAGCTCAACTATGACCGTGAGGTGGTGCGGGTCTGGTTCTGTAACCGGCGCCAGACACTCAAAAACACCAGCAAGCTGAACGTCTTTCAGATTCCCTAG